From a single Ciconia boyciana chromosome 4, ASM3463844v1, whole genome shotgun sequence genomic region:
- the ANKDD1B gene encoding ankyrin repeat and death domain-containing protein 1B, which produces MKGLSRLLRAREDATQGAAALSHDGLLPDEREFQYAAKMNNLETMEKLFKKNVNINAVDTLKRTALHFAVARSHISVVDFLLHHKARFDMADQHGLTVIHLAAWTGNLDIMRKLVKAGADQKAKNEEGMNVLHFAAQNNSVKIVDYFLQDLHLNDLNKPDAKGKKPFLLASEKGHVEMINNLITLKLFTSEKDKEGNTALHLAAKNGHSEVVEILLEQWKEIDDLNQNGETPFYLSVEGGNEKCAELLLEAGSDINVLTQVCTQYLFKTQNNSSALQIAIQNGHLSLVTFLIDKNIDLAPKPEQKNSPLHLAVINNHVLVVKSLLDANHDINSLNHRQETPLHLAADLGNVELVEVLLKAGCNPKTVDKHGKTALAVASRSNHALVVDMIIKAERYYAMKQEHLAHSDDGSDFDLSFKQDHSTQTKQIRSSLWNLAYNQLKPQEWKKLALFWKFTDEQIKAIEEQWTGKRSYKEHGNRMLLIWLHGILLAHQNPVKHIYKDLVEAGFQPLAEKIRAASSTNTDSRKCAIS; this is translated from the exons TATTGCCAGATGAGAGAGAATTTCAATATGCTGCTAAAATGAACAATTTGGAAACCAtggaaaagctgtttaaaaagaatgttAATATAAATGCTGTAGATACT CTGAAGCGCACCGCGCTCCATTTTGCTGTTGCGAGAAGTCATATATCGGTGGTggattttcttctccatcacaAAGCTAGATTTGATATGGCAGATCAG CATGGCCTGACAGTGATTCATCTCGCAGCTTGGACTGGAAATCTGGATATAATGCGAAAATTAGTTAAAGCAGGCGCTGATCAAAAGGCTAAGAATGAG GAAGGAATGAATGTTCTGCATTTTGCAGCTCAGAACAACAGCGTTAAAATAGTTGATTATTTTCTCCAAGATCTTCATCTGAATGACTTGAACAAGCCTGATGCG AAAGGTAAGAAACCATTTCTGCTGGCATCTGAAAAAGGCCATGTTGAGATGATAAACAATTTGATTACTCTGAAGCTGTTTACATCTGAAAAAGATAAG gaGGGAAACACAGCATTGCATCTAGCAGCCAAAAATGGTCACAGCGAAGTTGTAGAAATTCTGCTCGAACAGTGGAAGGAAATAGATGACCTCAATCAG AATGGAGAAACTCCATTTTACTTGTCTGTTGAAGGAGGTAATGAAAAATGTGCTGAACTCTTACTGGAAGCAGGGAGTGACATCAACGTTTTAACTCAAGTATGTACACAGTATCTCTTCAAAACACAG AACAATAGCAGTGCTTTGCAGATTGCAATTCAGAATGGACATCTATCCTTGGTTACTTTTCttattgataaaaatattgaccTGGCTCCTAAACCTGAG cAGAAGAATTCCCCTCTCCATTTAGCAGTCATCAATAATCATGTACTGGTAGTAAAAAGCCTCTTGGATGCCAATCATGATATAAACTCCTTAAATCAC AGGCAGGAAACCCCTCTACATCTGGCAGCCGATCTTGGCAATgtggagctggtggaagtgctgcTGAAGGCAGGCTGCAATCCCAAGACCGTGGATAAG CATGGAAAAACTGCACTAGCTGTGGCATCAAGAAGCAATCACGCCCTTGTTGTAGATATGATCATTAAAGCAGAAAGGTATTATGCCATGAAACAG gaacATCTAGCTCATAGTGATGATGGGTCAGACTTCGACTTGTCCTTCAAACAAGATCACAGTACCCAGACCAAGCAAATCCGTTCCTCCCTTTGGAATCTAGCATACAACCAGTTAAAACCCCAGGAATGGAAAAAACTGGCCCTGTTCTGGAAGTTCACAGATGAACAAATTAAAGCTATTGAAGAACAATGGACAG GGAAAAGAAGTTATAAGGAACATGGAAACAGAATGTTGCTCATCTGGTTACATGGTATATTGCTGGCTCATCAGAATCCTGTCAAGCATATATACAAAGATCTGGTGGAAGCAGGATTTCAGCCTTTAGCTG